In a genomic window of Homo sapiens chromosome 22, GRCh38.p14 Primary Assembly:
- the C22orf39 gene encoding synaptic plasticity regulator PANTS isoform 2 (isoform 2 is encoded by transcript variant 2): MADGSGWQPPRPCEAYRAEWKLCRSARHFLHHYYVHGERPACEQWQRDLASCRDWEERRNAEAQVLSVVAHTCNLSYLGG, from the exons ATGGCGGACGGCAGCGGCTGGCAG CCGCCGCGCCCCTGCGAGGCCTACCGCGCCGAGTGGAAGCTCTGCCGCAGCGCCAGGCACTTCCTACACCACTACTACGTCCACGGCGAGCGGCCGGCCTGCGAACAGTGGCAGCGCGACCTGGCCAGCTGCCGCGACTGGGAGGAGCGCCGGAACGCCGAGGCCCAG Gtgctaagtgtggtggctcacacctgtaatctcagctacttgggaggctga
- the C22orf39 gene encoding synaptic plasticity regulator PANTS isoform 1 (isoform 1 is encoded by transcript variant 1) has translation MADGSGWQPPRPCEAYRAEWKLCRSARHFLHHYYVHGERPACEQWQRDLASCRDWEERRNAEAQQSLCESERARVRAARKHILVWAPRQSPPPDWHLPLPQEKDE, from the exons ATGGCGGACGGCAGCGGCTGGCAG CCGCCGCGCCCCTGCGAGGCCTACCGCGCCGAGTGGAAGCTCTGCCGCAGCGCCAGGCACTTCCTACACCACTACTACGTCCACGGCGAGCGGCCGGCCTGCGAACAGTGGCAGCGCGACCTGGCCAGCTGCCGCGACTGGGAGGAGCGCCGGAACGCCGAGGCCCAG CAATCCCTCTGTGAGAGCGAGCGGGCACGAGTCCGGGCTGCACGGAAGCACATCCTGGTGTGGGCCCCGAGGCAGAGCCCCCCTCCAGACTGGCATCTCCCTCTGCCACAGGAGAAGGACGAGTGA